A portion of the Luxibacter massiliensis genome contains these proteins:
- a CDS encoding DUF2156 domain-containing protein, producing the protein MDEIKFKRPELEDQEIITSYFAKAPSRSCERTFANVYLWSRHYHVKYAVIEDALIFQDDETELAFAYPAGEPHCVKKALEFLTDYSQGKGYPLKLYNVTEENFTQMDAWYPGKFKVEYIRDAADYVYESEKLASLAGKKLHSKRNHINKFKTLYPDWRYEPLTDENQEECFQMALKWRNQNGCEEDIEKNAEMCVTLNALRLYKELGQKGGILKVGGKVAAFSIGEPMNKDTFVVHIEKAFPDIEGAYTMINQQFVLHECMDYKYVNREEDTGAEGLRKAKMSYKPVFMVEKGIVTER; encoded by the coding sequence ATGGATGAAATAAAATTTAAAAGGCCGGAACTTGAGGATCAGGAGATTATTACTTCCTATTTCGCAAAAGCGCCCAGCAGGAGTTGTGAGAGGACATTTGCCAATGTGTACCTCTGGTCCCGGCACTATCATGTCAAATATGCGGTGATTGAGGATGCCTTGATTTTTCAGGATGATGAGACAGAACTGGCTTTTGCCTATCCTGCCGGGGAACCCCATTGTGTTAAGAAAGCGTTAGAGTTTCTGACGGACTATAGCCAGGGAAAGGGATATCCATTAAAACTATATAATGTGACAGAAGAAAACTTCACGCAGATGGACGCGTGGTATCCAGGAAAGTTTAAAGTGGAGTACATCCGGGACGCGGCGGATTATGTCTATGAGTCTGAAAAATTGGCTTCCCTGGCGGGGAAAAAGCTTCACAGTAAACGAAACCATATTAATAAATTTAAGACCCTGTACCCAGACTGGCGTTATGAACCCCTTACAGATGAGAACCAGGAGGAATGTTTTCAGATGGCATTAAAATGGCGTAATCAGAATGGGTGTGAGGAAGATATTGAGAAAAATGCAGAAATGTGCGTTACCCTGAATGCACTCAGGCTGTACAAGGAGCTGGGGCAGAAGGGAGGTATTTTGAAAGTAGGCGGCAAGGTTGCTGCATTTTCCATCGGTGAGCCAATGAATAAAGATACCTTTGTGGTGCATATAGAGAAGGCGTTCCCTGATATAGAGGGAGCCTACACTATGATCAACCAGCAGTTTGTCCTCCATGAGTGTATGGATTATAAATATGTGAACCGGGAGGAGGACACTGGGGCAGAAGGGCTGCGGAAGGCAAAGATGTCCTACAAGCCTGTTTTTATGGTAGAAAAGGGCATTGTTACAGAACGATAA